The DNA region GCTTGTTGGCTATTTAGAATAGAgacatctaaatttttttattaaatgagtaagagagagaagagagaataaaagagaggaaaaaagacATTAAAGAAACATCGAAAACTTTGATTACAACATAACcggtattataaaaaaaatctcgacGAAATGAATCCAATAACaccaaaaaataacattaataatgACCCAAATAGGCCTCACTTATCATCAAAGATAAACAAGTCACAAACAATTTTTGAACAAGAAGTAAGGCACACTTGGTTCACcactgatgattttttttaatgttgttgaaTTCTTCACCCAAGATCTTTTTGATGATATCAATGATATTGTAATTGATGATATCAATGATATTGTAATTAAAATCCTGATGTGTcattgatgttgtttttttttcttttccctctcaTCTtgcttgttaatttttatttagatgtcGTTTATAACAGTAACAAGTAACAAGCtgtaaatattgtatttttcaattgcaaCATGTGCAAGCTATGTTTTTTCActaattcttttttcaattgtgCTATtccactaatatttttaatttaaaatgctattattttttttttaaacccaaaCATAGTGATTAGATTTCATTCTtgtgtgtttaatattatagCACATgatgctttttaaaagtattttttatttgaaaaagtattaaaataatttttttagatttgttttatattagtacataaaattataaaaaaaacattaaaaaaaattaaattgatgtttcttaaatgaaatatattttaaaagataaccaaaatcatttttttcctcaTGATAAAAGAGTAtatcttacaaaaaaaacttaaaaaagattGATAGAATAAATTTGTTACATGTTAGTTAACTACGACACATTAAagagaaatcaaattttaattaatttgttttttttttattggaaaggaAAACGCCACGAATGGCCGAATACCACCCGTTTGGCAAACGGGTCAAAGAAAGACCCAAAATGAAGATATTCAGCATGTCAGTCTCTGTTGTAGCCGAGGCGTTATCATCCGTTTTTTAGCTGAGCTCTCAGGCACACACTAGCAATATCATCAACTACCTCCTCCTCTAGGCTCTAGCCCTAAGATTTTTATAGGATAAGGCGCTTATACTAGTTGATTcgaaacactaaaaaataatcttagaaATGGCACACTCTTGCGTCTCCTCATCGGCCTCTTCCCTCAGATTCAGCTCTCTTCCCTTCTCGCCAAACCCTTCAGTTGGCTCAGCTCCTGATACCCACAAGCTCGCTTTCGCCTTCCACCCTCTCCGTTCCAGGTTAATCCTCCTCCCTTTTTTATTACTGATTTATCTGtaacgtattttttttttgggtcttgAAAATTTAGcaatattaaagaaaattaggACTAGGATGTTTGCTGATTACTCGATGGTTTTACTGTTATTATCATTATTCTTGGATTCACTGAagagtaataaataaatacaaaattgaagcttttttcattttgttaaagaaagttattttcttttttaaaatctgtAAGGAACCAGAGGGTTTCAGTGTCGGATTTAAGCTCTACTAGAAAATCCTCTTTTGAGCACTGATAATTGCTATCATTAGACAAGGATGCTAGAAGATTtttacgtgtttttttttttaatttttcatctttgCCATAGATAGTCGAGAAATTCAAGTGTCCTCGTTGTCTACTTGTATTGCAGGAAATTGAGAAAGTTAGTCAGTGATAGGAAGACTATCCAGACATCTTCACCGAAGGCTGTTTACTCTGGCGAGTTTTGGGCGCCTGAGAGAAGTTCGCGACAGGGGATTTGGTCTATAAGGTAGGCAGGGTTTATTAGAGACTTTACACCTTTTAACTTGCTGTTTTCATTTTGCTTGATGTGCTaataaatggagaaaaaaaatgtggaaCTGGTTTTCTAGGGATGATGTGCAAATCCCATCTTCACCCTACTTCCCTGCCTATGCTAATGGAGCTCAAGCTCAAGGACCACCACCGATGGTGCATGAACGGTTCCAGAGTGTTATCAGTCAACTTTTTCAACATGTAAGTGAATAGGTTAAACATCTTCCTGTGCTTGCTTATCATCTAACATTGAATGCTTGGTTGCTTTTATataatgtttgattttgttgtttgaaTTCCTAGAGAATTATACGCTGTGGTGGAGCTGTTGATGATGATATGGCAAACATTATTGTTGCTCAACTTCTCTATCTCGATGCTGTTGATCCCAACAAGGTGAGTTTGGTGACTTTTCATTGTGACCGGCTTGTTTCTTATCTCTATCATTGTCAACTTCATTTCAATTTCCATCTGCTTCTGAACCTCCAACAGCATTAAAGTTTATGATCTTTTCTCGCCATTGTTAACTGAATTTTTCAAGCTATATAACTACAACACATGCACGTGCACGAACACAACCACGGGAATCTGTTTTAACACTGTCCTTTTATCTGAAGAAATAGGGAAGCAGTTTACTAATTAGGGCTTGCCTTTTCTTCCAAGCAGGATATTGTTATGTATGTGAATTCTCCTGGAGGATCAGTTACAGCTGGTAATTCCTTTTTAGATTGAAGTCTTCTTTTATTTGTTACCTTTTTCCCAGTTACCTGGGCGTTTGAAGGGgtgttgtttttacttttttggaCTCTCTCTCACATGTTCTCTTCTGTACTTTTTCTTAGGCATGGCAATATTTGACACAATGAGGCATATCCGACCTGATGTCTCCACTGTCTGTGTTGGACTGGCAGCTAGGTACAAGATTTACTATTTTCCTATCTTCTTTCTTGTCATTTATACCTTAACAGCTAAATGAATCACTGGTTTTTGCTACATTTTTCCCACTACTTGTGCCTTCGTTGCGTGATGAATCAATATAGACTGATTTATTGCTTCTTTTATTCATCATTTGTTTGCAGAAATAGTTGTTTTAAAGGAATGTAAGTGAATTATTAACAGTAGCTTTTCTGTCATAGATTGGATTCAACTACTCTAACCTTGCTGTCCCATGAGTGAAGCAGCATTGGTTTTGGAACTTCTATGGATACTATGTGATGTAGATTGTTGGTCTTGTTTAAGTGTAAGTGTAGTGTTTATTGATGACTAGAGAATTATATGGGTACCTTCTCAGTAGATGCATGGGTACCATTGGAATAACTTAAATAATTTGGTCTCAAAATCTTGAGCTAATGGCAGTTGATCAACATTGATGTTCTTATGATAGATCCTTGGGAACAATAATTACTTGGTGAGGTCAACTCATCATTAGACCACACTTAAAGGACTGTGAGACTCACTCTCTTATTAGTGTGGGGTAATGGTAAGCCATGCTCACCCAATGATTTTTCCTTGATAACACAGTTGAGCTAGATGCTTCACTGTCAATGATGCATAAAATGAAATTTGTGTAGGATCTGAGAAACTGCCTTTTCGTGGACAAGAATCAAAGTCAATACTTCTTGAGGTCTAATAATTATTTGTGCTATTGCTTGTCTGTGCAATTTGGTCTGGTATCCTGTCTATTATGCGCTGTGTGTGGCTGCTTGCATTTGCCTTTTGGATGATTATCATGTATATCCCTGGAGCTAGAGTGCGTGCATCCTTAGCAGGGATTCTATGATGGATATGCAACTTCCCAGCATATATGAAGTCTTTGCCTGTGAATtctatgttgtattttttttcccagttaAGGACTACCGATAGTTGTCAAAACTACTGCCACACTTCATCTTCCAGGCTGAGGATTTAGTATACTAAACACTGCACTTGCTCCTTTTCCTATCACTTCTTATGAATAGAGTGCTTATAGAACCACTAACATTCTGTATtaagtgtaaaaaatatattttaagatttattgcTGCTAAAATAGTGGg from Populus alba chromosome 14, ASM523922v2, whole genome shotgun sequence includes:
- the LOC118041069 gene encoding ATP-dependent Clp protease proteolytic subunit 5, chloroplastic; protein product: MAHSCVSSSASSLRFSSLPFSPNPSVGSAPDTHKLAFAFHPLRSRKLRKLVSDRKTIQTSSPKAVYSGEFWAPERSSRQGIWSIRDDVQIPSSPYFPAYANGAQAQGPPPMVHERFQSVISQLFQHRIIRCGGAVDDDMANIIVAQLLYLDAVDPNKDIVMYVNSPGGSVTAGMAIFDTMRHIRPDVSTVCVGLAASMGAFLLSAGTKGKRYSLPNSRIMIHQPLGGAQGGQSDIDIQANEMLHHKANLNGYLAYHTGQSLEKINQDTDRDYFMSAKEAKDYGLIDGVILNPLKALQPLAAAADQQ